TTCCGGATTTCAAAGGTGGATACGTTTCTGTTCGTGAGATTCCTGGAACAAATCAGTTGATCGGAATTCTGGCAAATCTCGATAACACTTTCGGAGCAGGCTCAATCGTAAAAATGAAGTACGGCAGGAACGCGAACCGGCAAGTTCCAGTGTACCTGACACCCAACGTATTCGATCTGAAAGAAGACAATCGTCACGGCCGTTGGCGCGATTCATATCCGATGTCGGATGGGTCGGTTTTGGCAAGCTATGCGGAAGGCGCGGTTTACCAGAGCAAGCCGACACTCGACCCTTCCGAAATTCCGAATTTCAAGATCGTACGTCGGTCAGCTGATGGCAAGAAACAACAAACAGTCTATGAAGACCCAAATTTCTGGTGCTGGCAGCCGGTCGAATTAACATCACGACGCAGCATTCCTTTTTCCATTGGAGTCACCAGATCTACGAAGGTGAACTACGCGATGATGAATAGTCTGGATGTTTTCAATCGCGGCACGAATTCCAAGAAAGTCGTAAACGGTGACCGTCAAACGGCGCCGGAGCGTGGATCGATTTCTTTTGTGCGAATTTACAAAATGGTAAAGACGCGCAATGCTAATCCTGCCTTTGCGCGTTATTCAGCTCGCAAATTTGTAGAGCTCGGAAAAGCTCCGGTCCGCTCTGATGGCTCATTTGCTGCGCTGGTTCCAGCCGATACCCCTTTGATTTGGGAGCTGCTGGATCATTCGGAGAAGGTCGTGGTTCGGGAACGATTCGGCACGATCCTCAAGAGTGGGGAAGTGCGCGTTTGTGCGGGATGCCATGCTCCGCACAGTGGCCGTAAGGGAAACACTTCCAATGAAGCTTTGTCCGATGTAACGAATTTGACCCGCTTTGATCCGGACACCGATAAAAATGGAGTTCTTGATATTCTGGAGAATCTTGGGACGCCCGGTTACGATTAACAGGGAGCGCAGGCTTCCAGCCTGCATTATGGGCCGCGGGCTTCTAGCCCGCTTATTATAACGGAGGAGTTCATGTTTATTCGATTGATCACCCTGTCCATCTTGCTTGCGGTCTATATCGGCGTTGCTGATGCCCAACCGTGCATCGATGGACAGAGTGGCGGTTATTCCTGCAAGAAAGTCAGGCTGCAAGCGCACATTGCATTGAATGAGTTTCCTGGAAATCCTGAGGCAGCCAGCCACGTTTGGGGATATGTAGATCCAAACGATAACCGGGAATATGCAGTCATCGGACTTTACAATTCCACAACCGTAGTCGAAGTTACTGATCCGGTTCACCCTAGAATTGTGGGATCGGTTCCTGCGTTGAATTCTATTTGGAGAGAGGTTAAAGTCTACTCCAAGTTCAATAAGAAAAAGAACCGGTGGCAGGGATATGCTTACATTTCTACGGAAGCTCCGGGCGGGGGCATTCAGATCATCAATCTTTCAGAATTGCCTGATAGAGTTTTTCTTCAGCGAACCGATCGGGATGTGGATACATCTCATACT
Above is a window of bacterium DNA encoding:
- a CDS encoding choice-of-anchor B family protein: MFIRLITLSILLAVYIGVADAQPCIDGQSGGYSCKKVRLQAHIALNEFPGNPEAASHVWGYVDPNDNREYAVIGLYNSTTVVEVTDPVHPRIVGSVPALNSIWREVKVYSKFNKKKNRWQGYAYISTEAPGGGIQIINLSELPDRVFLQRTDRDVDTSHTVFISNIDYATGQALPGLTPYLYFEGSNEGGLNVFSLKKPKNPKL